A genomic region of Deltaproteobacteria bacterium contains the following coding sequences:
- the tsaE gene encoding tRNA (adenosine(37)-N6)-threonylcarbamoyltransferase complex ATPase subunit type 1 TsaE encodes MSWGKKLGRLVQGGEIIGLVGELGTGKTCFVRGFAEGIGVGKEAWVRSPTFTLINEYSGRLPVYHIDLYRVAGQAAQAGLNLREYLYGDGVSLVEWFEYLDADEIDEHLEIKIAHRGGAKRELEFIAHGERYEAILARLFSRRDSAKAKGKMQIAE; translated from the coding sequence ATGAGTTGGGGAAAAAAGTTGGGCCGGCTGGTTCAAGGCGGGGAAATCATCGGCCTGGTCGGCGAGTTGGGGACGGGAAAAACCTGTTTCGTGCGCGGTTTCGCCGAGGGCATCGGGGTCGGCAAAGAAGCTTGGGTGCGTAGCCCGACCTTTACCTTGATCAATGAGTACAGCGGCCGGTTGCCGGTATACCATATCGATCTGTATCGGGTGGCGGGCCAGGCGGCCCAGGCCGGGCTCAATCTGCGCGAGTATCTCTACGGCGACGGGGTGAGTTTGGTCGAGTGGTTCGAATATCTTGACGCCGATGAAATCGACGAGCATCTGGAAATAAAAATCGCTCATCGCGGCGGCGCGAAGCGCGAGCTTGAGTTTATTGCGCATGGCGAGCGCTATGAAGCGATTCTGGCGCGCTTGTTTAGCCGGCGCGATTCGGCCAAGGCAAAAGGCAAAATGCAAATTGCAGAATGA
- a CDS encoding aspartate kinase codes for MALLVQKYGGTSVGSVEKIKHVATKVAAAKKAGKDVVVVVSAMAGETNRLIALAQEISIIPDEREKDVLIATGEQVTVALLSLALKEIGQPARSYLGHQVRIETDNAYGKARILSIDSTKIVDALKTGDVVVVAGFQGVDEDDNITTLGRGGSDTSAVALAAFLNAEACEIFTDVEGVFSTDPRICPAAKKLGKVSYDEMIELASTGAKVLEIRSVEFAKKYAVPVHVRSTFTDVEGTWLVEEDESMSDVLVSGVACDKNEAKITLLRVPDQPGLAAQVFGPIADAHIVVDMIIQNASEDGTTDMTFTVSKADHQKALAIVEKALPAVHAKGIKVDPDIAKISVVGVGMRTHAGVAATMFQVLAREKINIQMISTSEIKISVVIAAGQADQAVRALHEAFIG; via the coding sequence GTGGCTTTGTTAGTCCAAAAATACGGCGGCACGTCGGTGGGGTCTGTTGAAAAGATCAAGCATGTAGCAACCAAGGTGGCGGCGGCGAAGAAAGCCGGCAAGGATGTCGTCGTCGTGGTGTCGGCGATGGCCGGGGAGACCAACAGATTAATCGCCTTGGCTCAGGAGATTTCAATCATTCCTGACGAGCGCGAGAAGGACGTGCTGATCGCCACCGGCGAGCAGGTGACCGTGGCGCTGTTAAGCTTGGCGCTTAAAGAGATCGGCCAACCGGCGCGATCCTATCTCGGTCATCAGGTGCGCATCGAGACCGACAACGCTTACGGCAAGGCGCGCATCTTGAGTATCGACTCGACGAAAATTGTCGACGCGCTCAAGACCGGCGACGTTGTCGTCGTCGCGGGGTTTCAAGGCGTCGATGAGGACGACAACATCACGACGCTCGGCCGCGGCGGCTCGGACACCAGCGCGGTGGCGCTGGCGGCGTTTTTGAACGCCGAGGCGTGCGAGATCTTCACCGATGTCGAGGGTGTGTTTAGCACCGATCCGCGCATTTGCCCCGCGGCGAAAAAGCTCGGCAAGGTTTCCTACGACGAGATGATCGAGCTGGCCAGCACCGGTGCCAAGGTTTTAGAGATCCGCTCCGTCGAGTTCGCCAAAAAATATGCCGTGCCGGTGCACGTGCGTTCGACATTTACTGACGTGGAAGGGACTTGGTTAGTCGAGGAGGATGAGAGCATGAGCGATGTGTTGGTTTCCGGCGTGGCCTGCGACAAGAATGAGGCGAAGATCACGCTGCTGCGCGTGCCCGACCAGCCGGGCTTGGCGGCCCAGGTATTCGGCCCGATTGCCGACGCCCACATCGTCGTCGACATGATCATTCAAAACGCCAGCGAAGATGGCACCACCGACATGACCTTCACGGTATCCAAGGCGGACCATCAAAAAGCGCTGGCGATCGTCGAAAAAGCTTTGCCCGCGGTGCATGCCAAGGGCATCAAGGTCGACCCCGATATCGCAAAAATATCCGTGGTCGGCGTCGGCATGCGCACTCACGCCGGCGTGGCGGCGACTATGTTTCAAGTGCTGGCGCGGGAGAAGATCAATATTCAGATGATCTCGACATCGGAGATCAAAATCTCCGTGGTGATCGCCGCCGGGCAGGCGGATCAAGCGGTGCGCGCGCTGCACGAGGCGTTTATCGGCTAA
- a CDS encoding citramalate synthase, whose product MKDVLLYDTTLRDGCQAEDVSFSLEDKLRIAAKLEELGIDYIEGGYPGSNERDADFFTQVKKLKLKHAKVASFGTTRKFGAKPSQDINLKVLLQADTPVVTLVGKTWDLHVRDDLRISQKANLELIADSIAYMKKRVDEVMFDAEHFFDGFRANPEYAIDCLKAAEEGGADWIVLCETNGGRLPGEIRDALNHVNRVIKTPLGIHCHNDGELAVANTLAGVEMGVTQVQGTINGFGERCGNMNLISIIGNLQLKLGKKCVTPAQLKKLREVSQLFYELANIHPNKRQAYVGDSAFAHKGGLHVSGVLKNRETYEHIDPELVGNRQRVLVSDLSGRSNVVYKGKEYGIDLSNKGDAVKDILRRTKELEGQGYEFQAAEASFELLIQEALGKKKKNFSLIGFRVIDEKRKEGEAPISEATIQVEVDGELEHAAAMGNGPVNALDQALRRALTKFYPALKQIELLDYKVRVLSSGEGTGAVVRVLIESGDGKDRWGTVGVSHNVIEASWQALVDSIDYKLYKDARKAIGNRQQ is encoded by the coding sequence ATGAAAGACGTTTTGCTTTACGACACGACATTGAGGGACGGCTGCCAGGCCGAAGATGTTTCGTTCTCGCTTGAGGACAAGTTGCGCATCGCCGCCAAGCTCGAAGAATTGGGCATCGATTACATCGAAGGCGGTTATCCGGGTTCCAATGAGCGCGACGCCGATTTTTTCACCCAGGTGAAAAAATTGAAGCTCAAGCATGCCAAGGTTGCGTCCTTCGGCACGACGCGGAAGTTCGGCGCCAAACCGTCCCAGGATATTAATTTGAAAGTCTTGCTCCAAGCCGACACGCCGGTGGTGACGCTGGTGGGCAAAACCTGGGATCTCCACGTGCGCGACGATCTGCGCATCAGCCAGAAGGCGAATCTGGAGTTGATCGCCGACTCCATCGCCTACATGAAAAAGCGCGTCGACGAAGTGATGTTCGACGCCGAGCATTTTTTCGACGGCTTTCGCGCCAATCCCGAGTACGCCATCGATTGTCTCAAGGCGGCCGAGGAAGGCGGCGCCGATTGGATCGTGCTGTGCGAGACCAACGGTGGCCGGCTGCCGGGAGAAATTCGCGACGCGCTCAATCACGTCAACCGCGTGATCAAGACGCCGCTGGGCATTCACTGCCACAACGACGGCGAGCTGGCGGTGGCCAATACCTTGGCCGGCGTCGAGATGGGCGTGACCCAAGTCCAGGGCACGATCAACGGCTTCGGCGAACGCTGCGGCAACATGAATTTGATTTCGATCATCGGAAACTTGCAGTTGAAGCTCGGCAAAAAATGCGTCACTCCGGCGCAGCTGAAAAAATTGCGCGAGGTGTCGCAGCTGTTTTACGAGCTGGCGAATATTCATCCGAACAAGCGCCAAGCCTATGTTGGCGACAGCGCCTTCGCGCATAAGGGCGGCTTGCATGTCTCCGGCGTGCTGAAAAATCGCGAGACTTACGAGCACATCGATCCGGAATTGGTCGGCAATCGCCAGCGGGTTTTGGTTTCCGATCTGTCCGGCCGCAGCAATGTGGTTTACAAAGGCAAAGAGTACGGTATCGATCTGAGCAACAAAGGCGACGCCGTGAAAGACATCTTGCGCCGCACCAAAGAGCTCGAAGGCCAGGGCTACGAGTTCCAAGCGGCGGAGGCGTCTTTCGAATTGTTGATTCAAGAAGCGCTCGGCAAGAAAAAGAAAAATTTTAGCTTGATCGGTTTTCGCGTCATCGACGAGAAGCGTAAGGAAGGTGAGGCGCCGATTTCCGAAGCGACGATTCAAGTAGAGGTCGACGGCGAGTTGGAACATGCCGCAGCCATGGGTAATGGCCCGGTGAACGCGCTCGATCAGGCGCTGCGCCGCGCGCTGACGAAATTTTATCCGGCGTTAAAGCAAATCGAGCTGCTCGACTACAAAGTCCGCGTGTTGTCGTCGGGCGAAGGCACCGGCGCGGTGGTGCGGGTCTTGATCGAATCCGGCGACGGCAAAGATCGCTGGGGTACCGTCGGCGTGTCGCACAACGTCATCGAAGCGAGCTGGCAGGCGCTGGTCGATAGCATCGATTACAAACTGTATAAAGACGCGAGGAAGGCAATAGGCAATAGGCAACAGTAA
- the cysE gene encoding serine O-acetyltransferase has product MWQDIKEDFQVISQRDPALRSVWEILLAYPGFHAIVLHRLAHWLWQQELTTLARFVSHVGRFLTGIEIHPGAKIGRRFFIDHGMGVVIGETSEIGDDVTLYQGVTLGGTATAPIKRHPTIEDSVTIFSGAAVLGPVTVGRHSRIGAGSVLVTSVPPHSTVVGIPGKVVKTDALHTPSGKAVIDLNAADLPDPVAKAFSALGDYIEKLEKKVDELSTRQGGLEEKTAEETEELNRIKAALRNTGS; this is encoded by the coding sequence ATGTGGCAAGACATTAAAGAAGACTTCCAAGTAATTTCCCAGCGCGATCCGGCGTTGCGTTCGGTGTGGGAAATCTTGCTCGCCTATCCTGGCTTTCACGCCATCGTGCTGCATCGGCTGGCGCACTGGCTGTGGCAGCAGGAGTTGACGACCTTGGCACGCTTCGTCAGCCATGTCGGCCGCTTTCTCACCGGCATTGAAATTCATCCTGGCGCGAAAATCGGCCGGCGTTTTTTCATCGATCACGGCATGGGTGTGGTGATCGGCGAGACCAGCGAGATCGGTGACGACGTGACGCTCTATCAGGGCGTGACGCTGGGCGGCACGGCGACCGCGCCGATCAAGCGCCACCCGACCATCGAAGACTCGGTCACGATCTTCAGCGGCGCGGCGGTGCTCGGACCGGTGACAGTGGGAAGACACAGCCGCATCGGCGCCGGTTCGGTGTTAGTCACGTCGGTGCCGCCGCACTCGACGGTGGTCGGCATCCCCGGCAAAGTCGTCAAGACCGACGCGCTGCACACGCCGAGCGGCAAAGCGGTCATCGATCTCAACGCCGCCGATCTCCCCGACCCGGTGGCGAAGGCGTTCAGCGCGCTCGGCGATTACATCGAGAAACTCGAAAAGAAAGTCGACGAACTGAGCACGCGCCAAGGCGGCTTGGAAGAAAAGACCGCTGAGGAAACTGAAGAGCTCAATCGGATCAAAGCAGCGCTGAGGAATACCGGGAGTTGA
- a CDS encoding ABC transporter substrate-binding protein has product MNRRTAIRQLATFFLTTASLAEAQQAGKIYRIGFLDGGTAAGSAVLVQAFLQELSKLGWIEGKNITIEYRFAEQKNERLPELAADLVRLKVDLIVVASRPVAMAAKSATATIPIVMTNVGDPVGAGLVASLARPGGNVTGFSGFSPELITKRLEILKDAVPKLVRVGVLRTATVGQFQMKELRPAAVALKLKLEEIETQVDAKGLERAFQTAKQKQVGAIMTMATPAFFAERKRIVELAVKYRLPAIYFSKQFVDEGGLMSYGVDFADEFRRAAHYVDRILKGTKPADLPVQQAMKFEFVISLPAAKQIGFTVPYELLARANEVRK; this is encoded by the coding sequence ATGAACAGAAGAACCGCCATCCGGCAACTGGCAACTTTTTTTCTGACTACCGCTTCTCTCGCCGAGGCGCAGCAGGCAGGGAAAATCTACCGCATAGGTTTCCTTGATGGAGGCACTGCTGCCGGTAGCGCGGTCCTCGTGCAGGCGTTCCTGCAAGAGCTGAGCAAGCTTGGATGGATCGAGGGAAAGAATATCACCATCGAGTACCGATTTGCCGAGCAAAAGAACGAGCGCCTACCTGAGCTGGCGGCGGACTTGGTTCGTCTTAAGGTCGATCTGATTGTGGTCGCATCGCGACCGGTAGCAATGGCGGCCAAGAGCGCCACCGCTACGATCCCTATTGTGATGACGAATGTTGGGGACCCCGTGGGTGCAGGTTTGGTTGCCAGTCTGGCGCGACCGGGTGGCAATGTCACCGGGTTCTCGGGTTTCTCGCCGGAGCTAATCACCAAACGGTTAGAGATACTCAAGGATGCGGTCCCCAAGCTTGTCCGAGTTGGCGTCCTGCGAACGGCAACCGTAGGACAATTCCAAATGAAAGAGCTCAGGCCTGCGGCTGTGGCGCTGAAGCTAAAATTGGAGGAGATCGAGACTCAAGTCGACGCCAAAGGTTTAGAGCGCGCCTTTCAAACCGCAAAGCAGAAGCAGGTGGGCGCGATTATGACGATGGCCACTCCCGCCTTTTTCGCCGAACGAAAGCGGATCGTGGAGCTTGCCGTCAAATACCGCTTGCCGGCTATTTATTTTTCGAAGCAGTTTGTCGATGAGGGCGGCCTTATGTCCTACGGGGTGGACTTCGCTGACGAGTTCCGGCGCGCCGCCCACTACGTAGACAGGATTCTCAAGGGAACAAAGCCGGCTGATCTGCCTGTACAGCAGGCGATGAAGTTTGAATTCGTCATTAGTCTCCCGGCAGCGAAACAAATCGGTTTTACAGTTCCGTACGAATTGCTGGCGCGGGCGAATGAAGTGAGAAAGTGA
- the mnmA gene encoding tRNA 2-thiouridine(34) synthase MnmA, giving the protein MSQRKNKIVVAMSGGVDSSVSAALLVEQGYDVYGVSLRMWEGERGPRVCSDHRGAEEVAAHLKIPHTLLDLREQFAETVVKPFAEDYLRGRTPNPCVACNRDFKFGTLLNWAKEHDMDCVATGHYARLLREDSTQTTALLRGADRAKDQSYFLFALSPAQLAHTMFPLGDMQKTDVRDKARALNLPAAERLESQDICFGDYKALVATYAQAEQLTGGDVVDVAGKVLGQHGGVHTVTVGQRKGLGISAPEPLYVVDIDEASKRVVVGKKDALSCTGLIAHSVNWLELPSEPDFEAEVQIRYRAPAIACTIRPNSDGSCEVRFAASFPAVTPGQAAVFYRGERVLGGGWIQRALR; this is encoded by the coding sequence ATGTCACAGCGGAAAAACAAAATCGTCGTTGCCATGAGCGGCGGCGTCGATAGCTCGGTGAGCGCGGCGCTGTTAGTCGAGCAGGGCTACGACGTGTACGGCGTGTCGCTGCGTATGTGGGAAGGCGAGCGCGGGCCGCGGGTGTGTTCGGATCATCGCGGCGCCGAGGAAGTCGCCGCGCATTTAAAAATTCCTCACACGCTGCTCGATCTGCGTGAGCAGTTCGCCGAGACCGTGGTTAAACCGTTCGCTGAAGATTATCTGCGCGGGCGCACGCCCAATCCCTGCGTCGCCTGCAATCGCGACTTCAAGTTCGGCACGCTGCTCAACTGGGCCAAAGAGCATGACATGGATTGCGTCGCCACCGGCCATTACGCCAGACTGTTGCGCGAGGATTCGACGCAAACGACCGCGTTATTGCGTGGCGCCGATCGCGCCAAGGATCAGTCGTACTTTTTATTCGCGCTGTCGCCGGCGCAGTTGGCGCACACGATGTTTCCGCTCGGCGACATGCAAAAGACTGACGTGCGCGACAAAGCGCGGGCGCTGAATCTGCCCGCGGCGGAGCGGCTGGAGAGCCAAGATATTTGCTTTGGCGATTACAAAGCTTTGGTAGCGACCTATGCTCAAGCCGAGCAACTGACTGGCGGCGATGTCGTCGACGTCGCCGGCAAAGTGCTCGGCCAGCATGGCGGCGTGCACACCGTGACTGTCGGTCAGCGCAAAGGTTTGGGCATCTCCGCGCCGGAGCCGCTCTATGTCGTCGACATCGACGAAGCGTCGAAGCGCGTGGTAGTCGGCAAGAAAGACGCACTGAGCTGCACCGGTTTGATCGCGCACTCGGTCAATTGGCTCGAGCTACCAAGCGAACCCGACTTCGAGGCCGAAGTGCAGATTCGCTACCGCGCGCCGGCGATCGCCTGCACGATCCGGCCGAATTCCGATGGCAGTTGTGAAGTGCGCTTCGCGGCGTCGTTTCCGGCGGTGACGCCGGGACAAGCGGCGGTGTTTTATCGCGGCGAGCGAGTTCTGGGCGGAGGTTGGATCCAGCGCGCCTTGCGCTAG
- the mtaB gene encoding tRNA (N(6)-L-threonylcarbamoyladenosine(37)-C(2))-methylthiotransferase MtaB, whose protein sequence is MKIAITTLGCKINQYDSAVIQSRLAEAHSFVPFEERADCYVINTCTVTDHADWEARQWVRRAKRLNPAAKVLVTGCYAQINPDEVAAVAGVDYVVGLNRLDDLVRFIDAPAPAQTQIAVSDVKRERGVAVLGTRALPGHTRAFLKIQEGCNYTCTYCIIPTARGLSRSVTPRQVMEQVKLLADAGYKELVLTGIHLGGYGYDLTPKIDLAALVETIAESRLMARIRLSSLDPREVPDRLLDLMASSEIICPHLHICAQAGDDAILKAMRRNYDQAFYRDLLMRVRQRLPDAALGSDIIVGFPGESDAQFESSLAYFALLPLTYFHVFPYSSRRTTVAATLPDHLPGAVKKIRAQRMRALGVLKKNDFAAGFVGQTASVLVEKKILRAGGVQRGFTRNYLQVALSGAGQFANREILVQLDGLRDGCLTATISDRDIASCVDDSQRVAGSF, encoded by the coding sequence ATGAAGATCGCGATCACCACTCTCGGTTGCAAGATCAACCAATACGATTCCGCGGTGATTCAAAGCCGGTTGGCGGAGGCGCATTCGTTCGTGCCCTTCGAGGAGCGAGCGGACTGCTATGTGATCAACACTTGCACGGTCACCGACCATGCCGACTGGGAAGCGCGCCAGTGGGTGCGGCGGGCCAAGCGTTTGAATCCCGCGGCGAAGGTGTTGGTCACCGGCTGCTACGCGCAGATCAATCCCGACGAAGTCGCGGCGGTCGCCGGCGTCGATTACGTGGTCGGCTTGAATCGCTTGGACGATTTGGTGCGCTTCATCGATGCACCGGCGCCGGCGCAAACTCAAATCGCCGTCAGCGACGTCAAGCGCGAGCGCGGCGTCGCCGTGCTCGGCACCCGTGCGCTGCCCGGCCACACGCGGGCTTTTCTAAAAATCCAGGAAGGCTGCAACTACACTTGCACCTACTGCATCATTCCCACCGCACGCGGACTCAGCCGCAGCGTGACGCCGCGCCAGGTGATGGAGCAAGTGAAGCTTCTAGCCGATGCCGGTTACAAAGAGCTCGTTCTCACCGGTATCCATCTCGGCGGTTATGGCTACGATCTCACTCCCAAGATCGATCTGGCCGCGTTGGTAGAAACGATCGCGGAGAGCCGGCTGATGGCGCGCATTCGCTTGAGTTCTCTCGACCCGCGCGAAGTTCCCGACCGCTTGCTCGACCTGATGGCGAGTTCGGAAATCATCTGCCCCCACTTGCACATCTGCGCCCAAGCCGGCGACGACGCGATTCTCAAGGCGATGCGGCGCAACTACGATCAAGCTTTCTATCGTGATTTACTCATGCGCGTGCGTCAGCGCTTGCCCGACGCGGCGCTCGGCAGCGACATCATCGTCGGCTTTCCCGGCGAGAGCGATGCCCAGTTCGAAAGCTCGTTGGCTTATTTCGCTTTGCTGCCCCTGACTTATTTTCACGTCTTCCCCTATTCGTCGCGCCGGACAACCGTCGCCGCGACTTTACCGGATCATCTGCCGGGAGCGGTCAAAAAAATACGCGCCCAGCGTATGCGCGCGCTTGGCGTACTTAAGAAAAATGACTTCGCCGCCGGCTTCGTCGGTCAAACGGCTTCAGTTCTAGTCGAGAAAAAAATCCTTCGCGCCGGCGGCGTGCAGCGCGGCTTTACGCGCAATTATCTTCAAGTGGCGCTTTCTGGCGCAGGGCAGTTTGCCAACCGGGAAATTCTCGTTCAACTCGACGGTCTGCGCGACGGTTGCTTGACGGCCACTATTTCTGATCGCGATATAGCTTCATGCGTCGACGATAGCCAGCGCGTCGCCGGTTCGTTTTAG
- the rnc gene encoding ribonuclease III, with product MKNQAPLEQLQKELGYIFKNPTLLERCLTHVSFDRQKSEGHNEVLEFLGDAVLDLAVSDLLMRANPEKSEGDLSRMRAALVNSTVLAEKAAEINLGALLRLGKGEERSDGRSKPSILAGAFEAVLGGIYQEGGYQAALGAVARFFRDEVTGKQLGQHDYKTRLQEISQMLFHAPPIYRIVDETGPDHEKFFITEISVGGKVLGNGEGRSKKQSEQEAAKIALAALKESE from the coding sequence TTGAAAAACCAAGCACCACTCGAACAGCTGCAAAAAGAGCTGGGATATATTTTTAAAAATCCCACGCTGCTTGAGCGCTGTCTTACCCACGTCTCTTTCGACCGGCAAAAATCCGAAGGCCATAACGAAGTGCTGGAATTTCTCGGCGACGCGGTGCTCGATCTGGCGGTGAGCGATCTGTTGATGCGCGCCAATCCGGAAAAAAGCGAAGGCGATCTGTCGCGCATGCGCGCGGCGCTGGTAAACTCCACCGTGCTGGCGGAAAAAGCCGCGGAGATTAATCTCGGTGCGTTGCTCCGTCTCGGCAAAGGCGAAGAACGCAGCGATGGGCGCAGCAAGCCGTCGATTTTGGCCGGCGCGTTCGAAGCGGTGCTCGGCGGCATTTACCAAGAGGGCGGCTACCAAGCGGCGCTGGGCGCGGTGGCGCGCTTTTTTCGCGACGAGGTCACCGGCAAGCAGTTGGGCCAGCATGATTACAAAACTCGGTTGCAAGAAATCAGCCAGATGCTGTTCCATGCGCCGCCGATCTATCGCATCGTAGACGAGACCGGGCCGGATCACGAAAAGTTTTTCATCACTGAAATTAGCGTCGGCGGCAAAGTGCTCGGCAATGGCGAAGGACGCAGCAAAAAGCAGTCGGAGCAGGAAGCGGCGAAGATAGCGCTCGCGGCGCTGAAAGAATCGGAGTAG
- a CDS encoding FAD-dependent oxidoreductase, with protein sequence MPHLATDVLIIGAGGAGMYAAIAAARNGSSVLLLDKGQVGRGGATIMAQMTVAVALGEQEADSVQLHFQDTLNAGRGLCNEELAMLLCADGPARIREMAEWGTRWAQQDGHIKQEMAPGHSVKRCCYVDFLNTGPAVAATLRRKVGELAAIRRLSNFSTVEILVGDGRVMGALALNLVTGEFISIQAKAVILAAGGLTKLFARNSASANMGGEAYALALWAGAELVDMEFVQFFPIGHLAPRLVGMDPIMWDPFRYKLGGKLLNGRFEEFIDRYGSSDFGKYNATRDVAAYAILKEVEAGRGTLHGGAYLDFRHIPDAQLRGAFGPVIDRLLSNGIDLTKTPVEVGPVAHYHMGGVRVDVNMQTRVEGLYAAGEAVGGANGANRLSGNAITEAFVFGERAGAQAGEKVKRLESHWQDDVAREAIERFHNVRDSPSTDKSSPIAVQAELQKLMWENAGPFRTGEKLSAALAGIAKMRQELPQLKIGAEASFNLDLQDWFELRAMLTTAETVVKSALARTESRGAHQREDFPAPDEALLKNQIVESINGALIASWAAPVRSVQP encoded by the coding sequence ATGCCTCATCTCGCAACGGATGTCTTGATCATCGGCGCCGGCGGCGCCGGCATGTACGCGGCGATCGCCGCCGCGCGCAACGGTTCGTCCGTCTTGCTCCTCGACAAAGGCCAGGTCGGGCGCGGCGGTGCGACGATCATGGCGCAGATGACCGTGGCCGTGGCCTTGGGTGAGCAGGAAGCGGATTCAGTTCAACTTCATTTCCAAGATACTTTGAACGCTGGGCGCGGACTGTGCAACGAAGAATTGGCCATGTTGCTGTGCGCCGACGGACCGGCGCGCATCCGCGAAATGGCCGAGTGGGGTACGCGCTGGGCGCAACAAGACGGCCATATCAAACAAGAGATGGCGCCGGGACACAGCGTCAAGCGCTGCTGCTACGTCGACTTTCTCAACACCGGACCGGCGGTGGCGGCGACCCTGCGGCGTAAAGTCGGCGAGCTGGCGGCGATTCGCCGCCTCAGCAATTTTTCTACCGTGGAAATTCTTGTAGGCGACGGCCGCGTTATGGGCGCGTTGGCGCTCAACCTCGTCACGGGCGAATTTATTTCCATTCAAGCGAAGGCGGTGATTCTCGCCGCCGGCGGTTTGACCAAACTGTTCGCGCGCAACAGCGCTTCGGCGAACATGGGCGGCGAAGCGTATGCGCTGGCGCTTTGGGCCGGCGCGGAATTAGTCGATATGGAATTTGTCCAATTTTTTCCCATCGGTCATTTGGCGCCGCGGTTGGTCGGCATGGACCCGATCATGTGGGATCCGTTCCGCTACAAGCTTGGCGGCAAATTGCTCAACGGCCGCTTCGAAGAATTCATCGACCGCTACGGCAGCAGCGACTTCGGCAAGTACAACGCGACGCGCGACGTTGCCGCCTACGCGATCTTGAAAGAAGTCGAAGCCGGCCGCGGCACGCTGCACGGCGGCGCTTATCTCGATTTCCGCCACATTCCTGACGCGCAGCTGCGCGGCGCCTTCGGCCCGGTGATCGATCGCTTGTTGAGCAATGGTATCGACCTGACGAAAACTCCAGTGGAAGTGGGACCGGTGGCGCACTATCACATGGGCGGCGTGCGCGTCGATGTCAACATGCAGACGCGCGTCGAAGGACTCTACGCCGCCGGCGAAGCGGTGGGCGGCGCCAACGGCGCCAATCGCTTGTCCGGCAACGCCATCACCGAGGCGTTTGTCTTCGGCGAACGGGCGGGGGCTCAAGCGGGCGAAAAGGTGAAGCGGTTAGAATCGCATTGGCAAGATGATGTGGCGCGTGAAGCGATCGAACGATTTCATAACGTGCGCGACAGTCCTTCGACTGACAAATCGTCGCCCATCGCAGTGCAAGCTGAGTTGCAAAAGTTAATGTGGGAGAACGCCGGGCCGTTTCGCACGGGCGAAAAACTCAGCGCGGCGTTGGCGGGTATCGCGAAAATGCGGCAAGAGCTGCCGCAGCTTAAGATTGGCGCCGAAGCGTCGTTCAACCTCGACCTGCAAGATTGGTTCGAGCTGCGCGCGATGCTCACGACTGCTGAAACCGTTGTTAAGTCGGCATTGGCGCGGACCGAAAGTCGCGGCGCGCATCAGCGCGAGGATTTTCCCGCGCCCGACGAAGCGTTGCTCAAGAATCAAATCGTGGAATCGATAAATGGCGCGTTGATAGCGAGTTGGGCGGCGCCGGTGCGATCGGTGCAACCATGA